One Pontibacillus yanchengensis DNA window includes the following coding sequences:
- the rplS gene encoding 50S ribosomal protein L19, with product MQNLIQEVTQDQLRTDLPKFKAGDTVKVHVKVVEGNRERIQVFEGVVIKRRGGGISETFTVRKISYGVGIERTFPVHSPRVDKIEVSRRGKVRRAKLYYLRNLRGKAARIKELR from the coding sequence ATGCAAAACTTAATCCAAGAAGTAACACAAGACCAACTACGTACAGACCTTCCTAAATTCAAAGCAGGTGACACTGTTAAGGTTCACGTTAAGGTTGTTGAAGGTAACCGTGAACGTATCCAGGTTTTCGAAGGTGTAGTAATCAAGCGCCGTGGCGGAGGAATTTCCGAAACATTTACAGTACGTAAGATTTCTTACGGTGTAGGTATTGAGCGTACATTCCCTGTACATTCTCCACGCGTTGATAAAATCGAAGTAAGTCGTCGTGGTAAAGTACGTCGTGCTAAACTTTATTATCTACGTAATCTACGTGGTAAAGCAGCACGTATCAAAGAACTTCGCTAA
- the trmD gene encoding tRNA (guanosine(37)-N1)-methyltransferase TrmD — translation MHIDILTLFPEMFDGVLNSSIMKRAQDMNAFSYNTINFREYTESKHNKVDDTPYGGGAGMVLSPQPIFDAVDAIKDTSNQTKYPRIILLCPQGEPHSQQKAEELAQEDHLIFLCGHYEGYDERIRTHLVTDEISIGDYVLTGGELGAMVVMDSVVRLLPSVLGNESSAPEDSFSNGLLEHPHYTRPRDFRGMHVPEVLFSGNHAKIDEWRHQQSLLRTYKRREDLLRDYPLSEKEKEWIESWENE, via the coding sequence ATGCATATCGATATTCTTACACTATTTCCAGAAATGTTTGATGGAGTATTAAATTCATCAATCATGAAGCGAGCACAAGATATGAATGCCTTCTCCTACAACACCATAAATTTTAGAGAGTACACCGAGAGCAAACACAATAAAGTGGATGATACGCCTTATGGTGGAGGTGCGGGAATGGTATTGTCACCTCAACCTATTTTTGATGCAGTAGATGCTATTAAAGACACATCAAATCAAACCAAGTATCCACGGATTATCCTTCTATGCCCGCAAGGCGAACCTCACTCTCAACAAAAGGCAGAGGAGTTAGCACAAGAGGACCACCTTATCTTTCTGTGCGGACATTATGAAGGCTATGATGAACGTATTCGAACGCATCTTGTCACAGATGAGATTTCAATTGGGGATTATGTGTTAACGGGTGGAGAGCTTGGAGCTATGGTCGTCATGGATAGTGTTGTAAGACTTCTCCCAAGTGTGCTAGGTAATGAATCCTCTGCACCAGAAGATTCATTTTCAAACGGATTATTGGAACACCCCCATTATACTCGACCAAGAGATTTCCGCGGGATGCACGTTCCAGAAGTCTTGTTTTCTGGAAATCATGCTAAAATTGACGAATGGCGACATCAACAATCCCTTTTGAGGACGTATAAGCGACGTGAAGATTTATTACGTGACTATCCTTTGAGTGAAAAGGAAAAAGAATGGATAGAATCATGGGAAAATGAGTGA
- the rimM gene encoding ribosome maturation factor RimM (Essential for efficient processing of 16S rRNA), translating to MEEQLFTVGKIVNTHGVRGEVRVIKVTDFEDRFEPGNIVYWKNANGQNIMELTIDGHRMHKNFHLLHFQGYDGLNEVEAFKGGSLSITQEQQTPLDEGEFYYREIIGCHVVTTDGEEVGTVKEILSPGANDVWVVKRKQQKDAMIPYIEQIVYEVDIEQQRIVINPMEGLLD from the coding sequence ATGGAAGAACAATTATTTACAGTAGGAAAAATTGTGAACACACATGGTGTACGAGGAGAAGTACGCGTTATTAAAGTTACAGATTTTGAGGATCGATTTGAGCCGGGTAATATCGTGTATTGGAAAAATGCAAATGGTCAAAACATAATGGAACTAACTATAGACGGGCATCGCATGCATAAGAACTTTCACCTTCTTCATTTTCAGGGGTATGATGGCCTGAATGAGGTTGAAGCGTTTAAAGGTGGCTCTCTTTCTATTACACAAGAGCAACAAACCCCTTTGGATGAAGGAGAATTCTATTACCGTGAAATCATTGGTTGTCATGTTGTTACAACAGATGGTGAAGAAGTAGGAACTGTGAAGGAGATTTTATCCCCAGGCGCAAATGATGTATGGGTAGTAAAACGAAAACAACAAAAGGATGCAATGATTCCCTATATTGAACAAATTGTTTACGAGGTGGATATAGAACAACAGAGAATTGTCATTAATCCTATGGAAGGGCTGCTAGACTGA
- a CDS encoding YlqD family protein — translation MRIMKKVPVKQILTELSKQKLANDFEKQKTQLDQECQQLSFEKRKIEMKQNVSREEVSKRFQREIDRRKEKIRWVDYKLEQLNVLPLGSEITEDEVETIVEVNVGDDWDSIMNNGAIIVEDGKVIRIDE, via the coding sequence ATGAGAATAATGAAAAAGGTTCCCGTTAAACAAATACTTACTGAATTGAGTAAGCAAAAGCTAGCCAATGATTTCGAGAAACAAAAGACACAATTAGATCAGGAGTGCCAGCAACTGTCTTTTGAAAAGAGAAAAATAGAAATGAAACAAAATGTGTCCCGTGAAGAAGTATCGAAACGATTTCAACGTGAGATTGACCGTCGCAAAGAAAAAATACGATGGGTGGATTATAAATTAGAGCAATTGAATGTATTACCATTAGGCAGTGAAATAACGGAAGATGAAGTAGAAACAATTGTTGAAGTTAACGTTGGTGACGATTGGGATAGTATCATGAATAATGGCGCCATCATCGTCGAAGATGGCAAAGTAATCAGAATTGATGAATAG
- a CDS encoding KH domain-containing protein yields the protein MKALIETMVRPLVDYPDEVTVHEQEEENKITYHLSVHKEDVGKVIGRHGRIAKAIRTVVYAAASNSTKRVYLDIM from the coding sequence ATGAAAGCCCTAATTGAAACGATGGTTAGACCGCTCGTCGATTACCCTGATGAAGTTACTGTTCATGAACAGGAAGAAGAAAACAAAATCACCTATCATCTATCTGTTCATAAAGAAGATGTAGGGAAGGTGATCGGCAGACATGGTCGTATAGCTAAGGCTATTCGTACCGTTGTCTATGCTGCAGCATCAAATTCAACTAAAAGAGTTTACTTGGATATCATGTGA
- the rpsP gene encoding 30S ribosomal protein S16, whose protein sequence is MATKIRLKRMGSKRNPFYRLVVADSRSPRDGRFIEEIGTYNPTANPTEVTVNEEKALDWMTKGAKPSDTVRNLFSKQGIMEKFHAQKTQK, encoded by the coding sequence ATGGCAACAAAAATTCGTCTAAAACGTATGGGTTCAAAGCGTAACCCTTTCTATCGTCTAGTCGTAGCAGATTCTCGTTCACCACGTGATGGTCGTTTCATCGAAGAGATTGGAACGTACAACCCAACAGCTAATCCAACTGAGGTTACTGTAAACGAAGAAAAAGCACTTGATTGGATGACAAAAGGTGCTAAGCCATCTGATACAGTACGCAACCTATTCTCAAAACAAGGCATCATGGAGAAGTTTCACGCACAAAAAACTCAAAAGTAA
- the ffh gene encoding signal recognition particle protein, giving the protein MAFEGLADRLQNTFQKIKGKGKVTEADVKEMTREVRLALLEADVNFKVVKDFIKRIKERAVGQEVMQSLTPGQQVIKVVKEELTDLMGGEQSKIAVANRPPTVIMMVGLQGAGKTTTTGKLANHLRKQHNRNPLLVAADVYRPAAINQLETLGKQLDMPVFSKGTEANPVDIANEAIQQAKDNHNDYVIIDTAGRLHVDEHLMDELQQIRQNVQPNETFLVVDAMTGQDAVNVAETFNEQLDVTGVVLTKLDGDTRGGAALSIKAVTDKPIKFAGMGEKLDQLEPFYPDRMAQRILGMGDMLSLIEKAQNEVDEDQAKQLEQKMKDASFTLDDFLEQMGQVRNMGPLDELIGMIPGADKMKGLKNAQVDEKQLNHIEAIIQSMTKKEREDPSIMNASRKKRIAKGSGRTVAEVNRLLKQFSDMKKMMKQMTNQKGKKGKGGGGFKMPFM; this is encoded by the coding sequence ATGGCATTTGAAGGGTTAGCCGACCGACTGCAAAATACGTTTCAAAAGATAAAAGGCAAAGGTAAGGTTACCGAAGCTGATGTGAAAGAAATGACCCGTGAAGTACGTCTTGCATTACTAGAAGCAGACGTTAACTTTAAGGTTGTAAAAGACTTTATTAAACGCATTAAAGAGCGTGCAGTAGGTCAAGAGGTCATGCAAAGTCTTACCCCTGGTCAACAAGTGATTAAAGTGGTCAAGGAAGAGTTGACGGACTTAATGGGTGGGGAGCAAAGCAAGATTGCTGTTGCGAACCGGCCACCAACTGTCATTATGATGGTTGGTTTACAAGGTGCGGGTAAAACCACCACTACAGGGAAGTTAGCAAACCATCTTCGCAAGCAGCATAATCGTAATCCTTTACTTGTAGCAGCCGACGTTTATCGTCCTGCAGCCATTAATCAGTTAGAAACATTGGGGAAACAGCTTGATATGCCTGTGTTTTCAAAAGGTACAGAAGCAAACCCAGTAGATATTGCAAATGAGGCTATTCAACAAGCAAAAGACAACCACAATGATTACGTTATTATTGACACGGCTGGTCGTTTGCATGTCGATGAACATCTAATGGATGAACTCCAGCAAATACGTCAAAATGTTCAACCAAATGAAACATTCCTTGTTGTTGACGCTATGACAGGTCAAGATGCTGTTAATGTTGCTGAAACCTTTAATGAACAGTTAGATGTTACGGGCGTTGTATTAACTAAGCTAGATGGTGATACACGTGGTGGTGCAGCATTATCCATTAAAGCTGTAACCGATAAACCGATTAAATTTGCAGGTATGGGTGAAAAGCTTGACCAATTAGAGCCTTTCTATCCAGATCGTATGGCCCAGCGTATTTTGGGAATGGGTGATATGCTCAGCCTGATTGAAAAAGCTCAAAATGAAGTCGATGAAGATCAAGCCAAACAGCTTGAACAAAAAATGAAGGACGCGTCCTTTACATTGGATGATTTCCTAGAACAAATGGGACAAGTCCGAAATATGGGTCCTCTTGATGAACTCATAGGTATGATTCCCGGAGCAGATAAAATGAAAGGTCTTAAGAACGCTCAGGTTGATGAAAAGCAACTCAACCACATAGAGGCCATCATTCAGTCTATGACCAAGAAAGAACGTGAGGATCCTAGTATCATGAACGCCAGCCGTAAAAAACGTATTGCCAAAGGTTCAGGTCGTACTGTTGCTGAAGTGAATAGACTTCTTAAGCAGTTTAGTGATATGAAGAAAATGATGAAGCAAATGACCAATCAAAAAGGCAAAAAAGGCAAAGGTGGCGGTGGATTTAAAATGCCTTTCATGTAA
- a CDS encoding putative DNA-binding protein produces the protein MLEKTTRMNYLFDFYQELLTDKQRSYMEYYYLEDYSLGEISDTFDVSRQAVYDNIRRTETMLEEYETKLHLYERFQRRQQLLDQLKDSIQQGHDDVLDIIHTLENLD, from the coding sequence TTGCTTGAAAAAACAACACGCATGAACTATTTATTTGATTTTTATCAAGAATTGCTTACCGATAAACAGCGTAGTTACATGGAGTATTATTACCTTGAAGATTATTCTTTAGGGGAGATTTCCGATACATTCGATGTGAGTCGTCAAGCCGTCTATGATAATATTAGACGTACAGAAACCATGTTAGAAGAATATGAAACAAAGTTGCACTTGTATGAACGTTTCCAAAGGCGGCAGCAGCTGCTCGATCAATTGAAAGATTCCATTCAACAAGGTCATGATGATGTATTAGACATCATTCATACACTTGAGAATTTAGATTAG
- the ftsY gene encoding signal recognition particle-docking protein FtsY: MSFFKKLKEKITKKEEEEQESLITSETQGDEEENAEVEEKETISDKFKEGLSKTRNSFASKVNDLVAKYRTVDEEFFEELEEILISADVGVNTVMELIDELKMEVKRQNIKDSSRMKEVISQKLVEIYYGDDEEEIEELQLNEDGLSVILFVGVNGVGKTTTIGKMAQRLKDQGKNVVLAAGDTFRAGAIEQLEIWGQRVNVPVIKHSEGSDPAAVIYDGIQSAKSKGADVLLCDTAGRLQNKVNLMNELSKVKRVIEREIPGAPHESLLVLDATTGQNALSQAKTFSESTNVSGIVLTKLDGTAKGGIVMAIRNELDIPVKYVGLGEKVTDLQAFDAHAFVYGLFADMLEEQEEQSS, from the coding sequence ATGAGTTTCTTTAAAAAATTGAAGGAAAAGATTACAAAAAAAGAGGAAGAAGAACAAGAAAGTCTAATTACTTCAGAAACCCAAGGTGATGAGGAAGAAAATGCAGAAGTAGAGGAAAAGGAAACCATCTCTGACAAGTTTAAAGAAGGGCTTTCCAAAACTCGAAATTCTTTTGCTAGTAAAGTGAACGACCTCGTTGCCAAGTATCGTACTGTTGATGAAGAATTCTTTGAAGAATTAGAGGAGATTCTTATATCTGCTGACGTAGGCGTCAATACTGTTATGGAATTGATTGACGAGCTGAAAATGGAAGTGAAACGGCAAAATATTAAAGACAGTTCCAGAATGAAAGAAGTTATCTCCCAGAAACTGGTTGAAATCTATTATGGTGATGATGAGGAGGAAATAGAAGAACTTCAGTTAAATGAAGATGGTCTATCTGTTATTCTATTTGTCGGTGTAAATGGAGTAGGAAAGACAACTACAATCGGAAAGATGGCTCAGCGTTTGAAAGACCAAGGGAAAAATGTTGTTCTAGCAGCAGGAGATACATTCCGTGCAGGTGCGATAGAGCAATTAGAAATTTGGGGTCAACGAGTGAATGTACCTGTTATTAAACATAGCGAAGGCAGTGACCCAGCTGCAGTTATCTATGATGGAATCCAGTCAGCTAAATCAAAAGGCGCTGATGTACTTCTATGTGACACAGCAGGACGTCTCCAAAACAAAGTGAATTTGATGAATGAACTCTCTAAGGTGAAACGTGTTATTGAACGTGAAATACCAGGCGCACCTCATGAATCATTACTTGTACTAGATGCTACCACGGGTCAGAATGCTCTAAGTCAGGCAAAAACATTTTCTGAGAGTACAAACGTATCAGGAATCGTATTGACAAAACTTGATGGGACAGCTAAAGGTGGTATTGTCATGGCGATTCGCAATGAATTAGATATACCTGTTAAGTATGTAGGTTTAGGGGAAAAAGTTACCGATCTACAAGCTTTTGATGCACATGCCTTTGTGTATGGGCTATTTGCAGATATGCTAGAAGAACAGGAAGAACAATCCTCATAA